The following proteins are encoded in a genomic region of Gottschalkia purinilytica:
- a CDS encoding DUF924 family protein: MLDFWFNPENKPYWFKKSEDFDNKLRNKFYNIWQSGCQGLLSDWRVSLHGRLAEIIVLDQFSRNLCREKACAFTQDGMALVLSQEAIKQPGFSEMSKEEKKFMIMPFMHSESSEIHKQAVVLFEELGDKETAEYEYRHKEIIDRFGRYPHRNKALNRKYTLEEIEFLKQPGSSF; this comes from the coding sequence GTGTTAGACTTCTGGTTTAATCCAGAAAATAAACCATACTGGTTTAAAAAAAGTGAGGATTTTGATAATAAACTACGCAATAAGTTTTATAATATATGGCAAAGTGGATGTCAAGGATTACTATCAGACTGGCGAGTATCGTTACATGGACGTTTAGCAGAAATTATTGTATTAGACCAATTCTCTAGAAACTTATGTCGTGAAAAAGCATGTGCATTTACTCAGGATGGGATGGCTTTAGTATTATCTCAAGAAGCAATAAAACAGCCTGGATTTAGTGAAATGTCAAAGGAAGAAAAAAAGTTTATGATTATGCCGTTTATGCATTCTGAATCATCTGAAATACATAAACAAGCAGTTGTTTTATTCGAAGAACTAGGTGATAAAGAAACAGCTGAATATGAATATCGTCATAAAGAAATTATAGATCGATTTGGCCGTTATCCTCATCGTAATAAGGCTCTTAATCGTAAATATACTCTAGAAGAGATTGAATTTTTGAAACAACCCGGCAGTAGTTTTTAA
- a CDS encoding 23S rRNA (pseudouridine(1915)-N(3))-methyltransferase RlmH produces MNIKIITTKKINEKFSMEGIKEYQKRLSRYCKLKLVQLKNENGLEKEINEKTYLILVNAKGEVISSEQLADKLSNMALKGQSDVTFIVSEEELPSDIADKADFKLAVSRMDIGLNVLTLTLHEQIYRAFRINGGEPYHK; encoded by the coding sequence ATGAATATAAAGATAATTACTACAAAAAAGATAAATGAAAAATTTTCAATGGAAGGTATAAAGGAATATCAAAAAAGATTATCTAGATACTGTAAGTTAAAATTAGTTCAACTTAAAAATGAAAATGGGTTAGAGAAAGAAATAAATGAAAAAACATACTTGATATTAGTTAATGCTAAAGGTGAAGTAATATCATCAGAACAATTAGCAGACAAGCTATCTAATATGGCACTAAAAGGGCAAAGTGATGTTACTTTCATAGTATCTGAAGAGGAATTACCTTCTGATATAGCTGATAAAGCAGACTTTAAGTTAGCAGTATCTAGAATGGATATAGGTCTTAATGTACTTACATTAACGCTACATGAACAGATTTATAGGGCGTTTAGGATTAATGGGGGGGAACCGTACCACAAATGA
- a CDS encoding helix-turn-helix domain-containing protein, giving the protein MENQFYTIDKVAEILGMHHKTIRKFIREGKLGANKVGKQWRISVHDLSVFMERNSVNINDKKISKESNIDFHTNEEVGDIIKKKINVSTVVDINNVDKDEYFRISNTLIAIMNCKDPKMGKSTINMKYDDKENRLRVMLWGGIKFIEDMLSSISLLLEQNDLQGEKHDEL; this is encoded by the coding sequence ATGGAGAATCAATTCTATACAATAGATAAAGTTGCAGAAATATTAGGTATGCATCATAAAACTATAAGAAAATTTATAAGAGAAGGTAAACTTGGAGCAAACAAAGTTGGAAAGCAATGGAGAATTTCAGTACATGATTTAAGTGTTTTTATGGAAAGAAATAGCGTTAATATTAATGATAAAAAAATAAGTAAAGAATCAAATATTGACTTTCATACTAATGAAGAAGTGGGAGATATTATAAAGAAAAAGATAAATGTATCAACCGTTGTAGATATTAATAATGTAGATAAGGATGAATATTTTAGGATTTCAAATACTCTTATAGCTATAATGAATTGTAAAGACCCTAAAATGGGAAAATCAACAATTAATATGAAATATGATGATAAAGAAAACAGATTAAGAGTAATGTTATGGGGCGGGATAAAGTTTATAGAAGATATGTTAAGTTCAATTTCATTACTTTTAGAACAAAATGATTTACAAGGGGAGAAACACGATGAATTATAG
- a CDS encoding TetR/AcrR family transcriptional regulator → MKEKSFERKTELLEAALDEFITKNYEDASLNNIIRNAKISKGTFYYHFQDKQALYLFLLESSVRTKWEFVSKRINEYPEAYEGKDIFEKFKMQARIGAEFAIAFPKFHRLSKMFTKEKGNKIYDIAKGILGSDTEKLLEEMIDKAIENGDFKKEFSKDFIVKTVSYLFIHFDEIFYTKEDFELEKMIENLDNYVDFMKGGLGK, encoded by the coding sequence TTGAAAGAAAAGTCTTTTGAAAGAAAAACAGAACTTCTTGAGGCAGCATTAGATGAATTTATAACAAAAAACTATGAAGATGCTTCGCTCAATAACATCATAAGAAATGCAAAGATCAGTAAAGGAACTTTTTACTACCACTTTCAGGATAAACAGGCACTTTATCTGTTTTTATTAGAGTCTTCTGTAAGAACCAAATGGGAATTTGTTAGTAAAAGGATTAATGAATATCCAGAAGCATATGAAGGAAAGGACATTTTTGAAAAGTTTAAAATGCAAGCAAGAATTGGTGCAGAATTTGCTATTGCTTTCCCAAAGTTTCATAGGTTGAGTAAGATGTTTACGAAAGAAAAGGGTAACAAAATATACGATATTGCAAAGGGTATATTAGGAAGTGATACGGAAAAATTGCTTGAAGAAATGATAGACAAAGCCATAGAAAATGGAGACTTTAAAAAGGAATTTTCTAAGGATTTTATTGTAAAAACTGTAAGCTACCTGTTTATTCATTTTGATGAGATTTTTTATACGAAAGAGGATTTTGAACTTGAAAAAATGATTGAAAACCTTGATAATTATGTGGACTTTATGAAAGGTGGTTTAGGTAAATAG
- a CDS encoding DUF4180 domain-containing protein gives MNYRVVKKDNKKYINYTSCETKICSEQDVLDLISICFENNSDILILHVETVSEDFFNLKTRLAGTMLQKFMNYNIKLAIILDNEEKFNDRFKEMIIEANKGNHFRIFKNISEAESWILSL, from the coding sequence ATGAATTATAGAGTAGTAAAAAAGGACAACAAAAAATATATTAACTATACTTCTTGTGAGACAAAAATTTGTTCAGAACAAGATGTATTAGATCTTATTTCCATTTGTTTTGAAAATAATTCAGATATATTAATACTTCATGTTGAAACAGTATCTGAAGATTTCTTTAATCTTAAAACAAGATTAGCAGGAACGATGTTACAAAAATTTATGAATTATAATATAAAATTAGCCATTATTTTAGACAATGAAGAAAAATTTAATGATAGATTTAAAGAAATGATTATTGAAGCTAATAAAGGAAATCATTTCAGAATATTTAAAAATATTTCAGAAGCTGAAAGTTGGATTTTAAGTTTATGA